CGTTAGACTAGTGGTACTAACACCCAAAGCCCCGTTGCTGGGAAGTCTGGATTTATGCGCCCTCATCAATATTTACTCGGTGACTTTGTTAATACACTGTTTTCCAAACCCTCGTTTCAAGAACGCTTCACGCTTTACGTCAACTTCATCGAAACGTTGGGGTTTGAAGGGCGGGTTGTCTACACCTACTTGCCGCTGTTGAGCATGGAACGTGAAGGCAAGCTATTCCCAGCACCGCCAGAATTCACGCATACGAATGATTACCCGGTTAATTTTCTGCAACACTACGTCGCTGAAAACTTGGATCGCTGCGACATCAGCGTCAAAAAAATCAAAAACCACGATTTTTCCCTGACAAACTACCGCGAACACGCTGAAACCATCGGGCTGAAACCTGATGAAAATCGTTTTGATAAGTTAGCCACGCAATTATACGGCTGCGTGAATGCCCTCAGTATTCCCGCTGCGGGGGCAATCGGCATTTCCACCATCAATATTATCAGCAGCGAACACCCTGATATTTTTAACCATTTAATGCGCGAACGCGCCGAACTGTTGTTGCAGATGACGCAGATATTCCACAGTTTGGTATTATCCGACCCGCAAACCTGTACGCGGTTTACCTCGCCGTTTTTGCCAAGCTTAAATGAAACCGAAATCACCATTTTGCGTTACGCTGCCACGGGTAAGCCCTTCAAAAACATTCAAGATCACACGGGGATTTCGTATCGCTACGCCAGCAAGGTGCTGGATAAACTGCGCGATAAATTAGGGGGGATTAATCGGGATAGATTGTTCTATTTAGCCGGATTATTGCATTTGTAAATCAGCCTAATGTAGAGACGCAAAATCTTGCGTCTCTACGCTGGCAGACGACCTGCCATGACTGGGATGTCTAGCTCACGGTATCACTTTAACCATGCAATACAGCCCAGCATGAGAAGGAATCGCCATTTCGCCCGCCGCATTGACACATTTCCAATGCGAAATCACCGCACTGCACGGCGTATTGGGTGCACGCAAACGCACCGCTAAACGCACCTGCTCGCCCGGCTTGGTATCGGGAATCGGCACACTTTCACTCGCTGGTAAGAGTTTGGTGTCGCCATCAATACTCACGCATTGCAAGTGCCAACCAATCCAAGCTTCTTTGCCTAAATTGGTGACTTCCCAGATTTTCTCAAATTCTTCCCCGGCGCGAACCTGACTATTGTCGGGGAAGGTTACATCCGCCACAAAGCCCAGCACAAACGCGGTACTACCGCCTCTGCGCCCGGCTTGTGACACCTCACGTCCATTAAAAAAGATACGTAACATGCTTAACGGGTGAGTTTCCAGCGTATCCGCCACCTGAGTCAGGGTGGATAATCTGGCCTCACCAATTTCTGCACGTAACAACTTATGCCATGTTTGACGTGAAATACCAGAGCGTTTTGCAGCTTCCGTAGTCGTCATCTGCATGGCACGCAGACGCAACCGCAAGTAATCTGCCAAATCTAATGCAGACATGTTTATTATTCCTCAATGATCAACTGACGAATATCAATTTAACAGAAAGGAAATCAAGACGATAGAGTGCACAATATTTTAAGTTATGAATAATATACAATGCATAACCACCAAAACCCCACCTTCACTGCGATCGGTGAACGGATGCAAACCGTTTGGAAACAAGGAATTGCCGAACGGATGGCTATCCATTAGTATCCAAACCTGAACCTCACCGGATTAATGATTATTATGCTGAAGTATCTGGCACATTTAAGTTGGGTAAGCGCCTGTAGCCTGTTGTTACTGTTAACAAGCTGCGATAACGCTCCCGAAAACCCAGCAGCCTCGCCCTCCTCCAACGTCACCGTCTTGGAAACCTATATCCAAGCCTTGGAACTGGAAAATGAGACGCTGGATACCCGGTTTGGCAAATTACAAATCACCCACAGCCAGCCCGACTCCCCCCCAGACTCCTTGATGCTGAATGATAAGAAGATTTTCCAACAAGAAGGTTTTTACCTGTCGCTGCACTACTACATTAAACAAAATAACCGCGATGTGGTGCTGTTTGGTACGAATTGCGGCGGCACGGCTTGCCCGCAAAACCAGTTCCATTTCCTGCTGTTGGAGGAAGACGCTGACCCCATCATGGTGAGCCATGCCGATTTCAACGCCGTGCCAGAAGATCTCACCGTGAATGTCGATGGCGAACGCTTATTGCTGGATCTGGGTTTCCAAGCGGGCAAACACAAAAATGCGGTACTGCAAGGCAGTCAATTGGGCATTGAACTCGAAACCGTGCCCAAAAGCTTTGTTGGCGAAGAAAACTGCCGCTGGTTGTACGAAGAAGCCCTAGGCGCGTGCAAAGAACACCGCGAAACCGATGGCAACTGCGCCGACCCGCAAGCCAGTTTCCCCGGCTACCTAACACGCGGGGTCGCGGCGGTAGGTGAACACCCCGGTTTTGTCGGTGAATCGTTCGCACGGCGCTGCAAGATTGCCTGCGAAAGCGCCAAAATCGTTGATTACCCCACGTTTGCCAAAGAAGTGTGCAGCAAGTCTTAATTCAGAAAGCGTAATTGGCGCTGATTGCCACTTTTACCGCCATCCTGTGGCGTTGCCCGGTTTTTACGGGCTTCGCTCAAAAACGGAATCTGCCCTTTCTGCCCCGTCACTGCATAATCTTGCAGCAAAGCGTCTTCCAACACGCTTGGCTCAATCCCCAGCACTGCCTGCCCAGCGCCATGTACCAGCACGAATAAACGTGGCAACGCAATTTGATGCGTTTGTTGCACTTGCGCATAAATCCAAGCCGACAATGCCCAGAAACGCGCAAACGGCGCATCCCCCAACAACAACGGCAAGGTATGCGCAAACCGCCCGGAATTGGCGATCATGTCCCAATAGCGGGCAAACCGATTCATCTGTTGCATGGTGTCGAAATCCACCCGATCGGTACGCAAAATGTTGTACGGCGGCTGCGGGTTGTACACCATCCCAAACGCCTCGGTATGGCGAATAATCGGCGTACCACGTAAGCGTTTGAGGATACCCACCTGAATTTCATGCGGATTCAAGGCCATCAAACGGTCAAAACCCGCCCCAAAACTCGGCAAATCCTCCCCCGGCAACCCAAAAATCAGATCGGTGTGCAAATGCGCGGCAGAATGTTCCCGCAACCAACGGATATTTTCCGCCGATTTTGCATTGTCTTGCTTGCGGCTAATCAGCGCCTGCACCTCTGGGTTAAAGGTTTGAATGCCAATTTCAAACTGCAAAGAACCGGGTGGAAAACGGGTAATCCGTTCCTTAAGCGCGTCCGGCAAATGGTCGGGAATCAGCTCAAAATGCAAAAACGTTGCCGCATCCAAGCGTTCCAAGAAAAAGTCCAGAATCGCCACCGTCGTGGCAATTTTCAAGTTAAAGGTGCGATCCACAAAGCGAAACTGACGCAAACCCCGCTGCCACAGCCGATCCATTTCCGCCAAAAAGTGTTGTAGTTCAAACGGCAACGCGGTTTTATCCAAGGCAGATAAGCAAAACTCGCATTTAAACGGACACCCGCGTGAGGCTTCCACGTAAATTGAGCGTGTTGCTAAATCATCCTCGGTGTATTGCGTATACGGTAGCGTCAACTGCGCCAACGGCACTTGTTCGCCAGCAATAATCTTGTTTAAGGGCTTTTGCCCGTGCAGCAATTGCCCGCACAATTGCCGGAAACTCAC
The sequence above is drawn from the Thiothrix subterranea genome and encodes:
- a CDS encoding autoinducer binding domain-containing protein, with protein sequence MRPHQYLLGDFVNTLFSKPSFQERFTLYVNFIETLGFEGRVVYTYLPLLSMEREGKLFPAPPEFTHTNDYPVNFLQHYVAENLDRCDISVKKIKNHDFSLTNYREHAETIGLKPDENRFDKLATQLYGCVNALSIPAAGAIGISTINIISSEHPDIFNHLMRERAELLLQMTQIFHSLVLSDPQTCTRFTSPFLPSLNETEITILRYAATGKPFKNIQDHTGISYRYASKVLDKLRDKLGGINRDRLFYLAGLLHL
- a CDS encoding NBR1-Ig-like domain-containing protein; this translates as MSALDLADYLRLRLRAMQMTTTEAAKRSGISRQTWHKLLRAEIGEARLSTLTQVADTLETHPLSMLRIFFNGREVSQAGRRGGSTAFVLGFVADVTFPDNSQVRAGEEFEKIWEVTNLGKEAWIGWHLQCVSIDGDTKLLPASESVPIPDTKPGEQVRLAVRLRAPNTPCSAVISHWKCVNAAGEMAIPSHAGLYCMVKVIP
- a CDS encoding B12-binding domain-containing radical SAM protein; translated protein: MVNTIIIATLNARYTHASLGLRYLLANQGEWQAQTKIMEFTIAMRPLDIAEQLLIGRPRIIGLGVYIWNITETTALVALLKALAPDVVIVLGGPEVSYETAQQTIVQQADYVITGAGEVSFRQLCGQLLHGQKPLNKIIAGEQVPLAQLTLPYTQYTEDDLATRSIYVEASRGCPFKCEFCLSALDKTALPFELQHFLAEMDRLWQRGLRQFRFVDRTFNLKIATTVAILDFFLERLDAATFLHFELIPDHLPDALKERITRFPPGSLQFEIGIQTFNPEVQALISRKQDNAKSAENIRWLREHSAAHLHTDLIFGLPGEDLPSFGAGFDRLMALNPHEIQVGILKRLRGTPIIRHTEAFGMVYNPQPPYNILRTDRVDFDTMQQMNRFARYWDMIANSGRFAHTLPLLLGDAPFARFWALSAWIYAQVQQTHQIALPRLFVLVHGAGQAVLGIEPSVLEDALLQDYAVTGQKGQIPFLSEARKNRATPQDGGKSGNQRQLRFLN